In Acinonyx jubatus isolate Ajub_Pintada_27869175 chromosome B3, VMU_Ajub_asm_v1.0, whole genome shotgun sequence, a genomic segment contains:
- the SKIC8 gene encoding SKI8 subunit of superkiller complex protein: MTNQYSILFKQEQAHDDAIWSVAWGTNKKENSETVVTGSLDDLVKVWKWCDERLDLQWSLEGHQLGVVSVDISHTLPIAASSSLDAHIRLWDLENGKQIKSIDAGPVDAWTLAFSPDSQYLATGTHVGKVNIFGVESGKKEYSLDTRGKFILSIAYSPDGKYLASGAIDGIINIFDIATGKLLHTLEGHAMPIRSLTFSPDSQLLVTASDDGYIKIYDVQHANLAGTLSGHASWVLNVAFCPDDTHFVSSSSDKSVKVWDVGTRTCVHTFFDHQDQVWGVKYNGNGSKIVSVGDDQEIHIYDCPV; this comes from the exons ATGACCAACCAG TACAGTATTCTCTTCAAACAGGAGCAAG CCCATGATGATGCCATTTGGTCAGTCGCCTGGGggacaaacaagaaagaaaactctgagaCAGTGGTCACGGGATCCCTGGATGACCTGGTGAAGGTCTGGAAATG GTGTGATGAGAGGCTGGACCTACAGTGGAGTCTGGAGGGCCATCAACTGGGTGTGGTGTCCGTGGACATCAGCCACACGCTGCCCATTGCTGCATCCAGTTCTCTTGATGCTCACATTCGTCTCTGGGACTTGGAAAACGGCAAACAGATAAAGTCCATAGATGCAGGACCTG tGGATGCCTGGACTTTGGCCTTTTCCCCTGATTCCCAGTATCTGGCCACAGGAACTCATGTGGGAAAAGTGAACATTTTTGGTGTGGAAAGTGGGAAAAAGGAATATTCTTTGGACACCAGAGGAAAATTCATTCTTAGTATTGCATAT AGTCCTGATGGGAAGTACCTGGCCAGTGGAGCCATAGACGGAATCATCAATATTTTTGATATTGCAACTGGAAAACTCCTGCACACGCTGGAAG GCCATGCTATGCCCATCCGCTCCTTGACCTTCTCCCCGGATTCTCAGCTGCTCGTCACTGCCTCAGATGACGGCTACATCAAGATCTATGATGT ACAACACGCCAACTTGGCTGGAACACTGAGTGGCCACGCGTCGTGGGTGCTGAATGTCGCCTTTTGTCCTGACGACACTCACTTTGTTTCCAG TTCATCTGACAAAAGTGTGAAAGTTTGGGATGTTGGAACGAGGACTTGCGTGCACACCTTCTTTGATCACCAGGATCAG GTCTGGGGAGTAAAATACAATGGAAATGGCTCAAAAATTGTGTCTGTCGGCGACGACCAGGAAATTCACATCTATGATTGCCCAGTGTGA